AAGATAAGGCTGCGGAGCGCAGCGCATCACTATCTCCCCGCACGCCAGAAGAGCCGTTGGAGGCAGAGATTCAGCGAGGGGCTACAGAAGGAGATTCGCACGTTGCACGGAAACGACGCCACGAGTGTCGATGCACTCAAAGCGCGGCGGTAACTCGAACAACACCGATAACGTTACTTGACGGTGAGCCAGTGGCGCCTTTCACATTTCACGGACGCGAGGTGCATCCGATTCGGTTGGCCGTTAGCCAACcgtgcggcggcacacaGCATGCACACCGATACAGAATTCGATGCCACAGGCATACGCGCAGACCCAGCGCCCGGAACACGAAGAAGGCCACCTTTCTTCATGACGGCCATCTCATCGGTGATATCCGAACGAACAAGAAACGAGGCTGTGCACTCCCGCCACGCCCTTCTCGccaacagcaaaaaaaaaggtagGCAACTATACGCACACCGACAAGCTCGCGGCTACATCGTTGCCCTATCTTCGACATCAACTATTACCTGAGTAggccgcggcagcctgcTGGTACTCTGTGCGGCCGCACTCCATCACAGCCTTCTGCAGCTTGTccgtcgcagccgcaagGTCATCCTTCGCGACGTTCGGGTTCTCCATcgccttgcgcagctccgccaccagCGTCTTCAcgttctccttctccgcatCGCTCACGTACTTCCACTCGCCGAGCTGCCTCTCCGCCGTTGTCAGCTGCGTCTCCGCGTTGTTGCGCACCTCCACAAGCTCGCGCTTCACGCGGTCGGCCTCCGCGTGCTGGGCAGCATCTCGCAACATGCGCTCGATGTCGTTCTCGCTGAGTCCGCCGTTCGCTGTTACGATGATGCCTTGCTTGCGGCCGGTCGCCTTATCTTNNNNNNNNNNNNNNNNNNNNNNNNNNNNNNNNNNNNNNNNNNNNNNNNNNNNNNNNNNNNNNNNNNNNNNNNNNNNNNNNNNNNNNNNNNNNNNNNNNNCCTCCGCGTGCTGGGCAGCATCTCGCAACATGCGCTCGATGTCGTTCTCGCTGAGTCCGCCGTTCGCTGTTACGATGATGCCTTGCTTGCGGCCGGTCGCCTTATCTTGAGCTGTTACATGACAGATGCCGTTCGCGTCGATGTCGAACGTCACCTCAATCTGCGGCACGCCGCGCGGAGCGTAAGCAATGCCGCTAAGATCGAACTGGCCCATCATCTGGTTTTTCGAGGCAACTTCGCGCTCGCCCTGGAACACCTGGAACTTGATGGCTGTCTGCCCATCGTCCACCGTGGTGAAGATATGACTCCGCGTGCACGGTATCGCGGTGTTCCTCGGGATAATGGGCACAAACACGTCGCCGACGACACTTGTGcccagcgacagcggcgtcacgTCAACCAGTATCAAGCCACTCACCTTACcccgcagcacgccgcccaGCGTCGCAGCANNNNNNNNNNNNNNNNNNNNNNNNNNNNNNNNNNNNNNNNNNNNNNNNNNNNNNNNNNNNNNNNNNNNNNNNNNNNNNNNNNNNNNNNNNNNNNNNNNNNNNNNNNNNNNNNNNNNNNNNNNNNNNNNNNNNNNNNNNNNNNNNNNNNNNNNNNNNNNNNNNNNNNNNNNNNNNNNNNNNNNNNNNNNNNNNNNNNNNNNNNNNNNNNNNNNNNNNNNNNNNNNNNNNNNNNNNNNNNNNNNNNNNNNNNNNNNNNNNNNNNNNNNNNNNNNNNNNNNNNNNNNNNNNNNNNNNNNNNNNNNNNNNNNNNNNNNNNNNNNNNNNNNNNNNNNNNNNNNNNNNNNNNNNNNNNNNNNNNNNNNNNNNNNNNNNNNNNNNNNNNNNNNNNNNNNNNNNNNNNNNNNNNNNNNNNNNNNNNNNNNNNNNNNNNNNNNNNNNNNNNNNNNNNNNNNNNNNNNNNNNNNNNNNNNNNNNNNNNNNNNNNNNNNNNNNNNNNNNNNNNNNNNNNNNNNNNNNNNNNNNNNNNNNNNNNNNNNNNNNNNNNNNNNNNNNNNNNNNNNNNNNNNNNNNNNNNNNNNNNNNNNNNNNNNNNNNNNNNNNNNNNNNNNNNNNNNNNNNNNNNNNNNNNNNNNNNNNNNNNNNNNNNNNNNNNNNNNNNNNNNNNNNNNNNNNNNNNNNNNNNNNNNNNNNNNNNNNNNNNNNNNNNNNNNNNNNNNNNNNNNNNNNNNNNNNNNNNNNNNNNNNNNNNNNNNNNNNNNNNNNNNNNNNNNNNNNNNNNNNNNNNNNNNNNNNNNNNNNNNNNNNNNNNNNNNNNNNNNNNNNNNNNNNNNNNNNNNNNNNNNNNNNNNNNNNNNNNNNNNNNNNNNNNNNNNNNNNNNNNNNNNNNNNNNNNNNNNNNNNNNNNNNNNNNAGAACGTCGACTGCGGGTTCGTGATCGcctgccgcttcgccgcaAGCCCCACAAGCTTCTCGCTGCCCTTGAACGCCACAACAGACGGCGTCGTCCGGAAGCCCTCAGAGTtctccagcacgcgcgccttGTCGCCGTCCATCGTCGCCACGCAGCTGTACGTCGTGCCCAGGTCCACGCCAATCACGTCGCCCTGCACCTTCTGCGACTCGTGGCGCGCCAGGCgcgcagccgacgccgcagcgcttccGCACACACGACGAGCGAACATGGGCTTCAGAGGGTGAAGCGTGCaaaaaaagcgaagaggGTGGATGTGATCGGTAATGTCGAGTCATATAAAGATGCGAGGCGGTGAAGGACTCGGATGGAGCAGCGCTGGTGAGACGAGAGATATTCATaggaaaagaaacaaaaagaaaaacaaagaaagcgTGACGGCAACACGCGAAGGGCACTACGCGAGTGAGCTCCCCCGTGATgatggtgggggggggggctgatTATGTTTGTGCCTAGAGCAAAGAGCGACGAGTGAGCATTGAATGTTCTACTTCGTTAGGCTGTTTGCGTGCGGGAAAGGAGTGCTTGCTGGGGAGCGGCGTGTTCTTGCAGTGCAGCCTCGCTCGGGAAGGAAGCGGTCGCCACACACTGAGGTGTCTTTCGTCTACAAGATTCACAGCGATTATGTGGCGCATCCGCGCGCATCAGTGGAACGGAGAAGGCATAGGAAGGACGTGACGGCAGGGAGAACAAGAAGGGGCCAACAACAAAATGCAAGCGTATGCTGAGCATTACAAAGACCGTTAAGGCTTGAGAGCCGAAAAGTGACGCATAGTAGGGAAAAAGCGAGCACCAGCTCGTGGATGTGCACCGAATTCGGATGGCAAGGGGGGCGAGGGTGTGATCCTGCGGAGTCATCAAACTGGGTAAGAGCTTAGAACAGCGTCGCACAAGGCCTTCCACCGCGCGCTCCTGCTGAAACCTGATCTCCGTTGCTTCCTCCGTGACAACTTCGCttcgaagcagcggcggctgcacgcTGCGTTGGGGCCCTTTGCTATGGAATGATGCCACAAGTAGCGTAGCCGCACCGCAGATCGTTTCCCCTACGCACCACAACCGCCTCTGCGCCACTCATGCGCGCAAGGTGGACATTGGTCCACCATCAACTGACGCTCTGGCCGCCGGCAGACACACCTGCGTGGAAACACAGCGGAGAGGCCAGGTTAGACGGATGCCGTTGCGGCCCTCAAGACATGATTTCCCcatgcgtgcacacacacacacaaagagagcAACCTTGCCCTTCTCCATTTTGTTTTATGCCAGTCGGTGTGCGTGATTAACTCATCATCATGCTTTcttacaaaaaaaaaaaactcacATAGAACAACTTAAAACGCCGCAAAGTGCGCTCCCCTACTTCCatctctccatctcccttTCCGCTGCTATCGGCATCagtgctttttttttttcgaccGAGTGCCTGTGCTTTTCGAAGTCCCGCGCCCACCCGGCAACTCAGCCACGAAGTTTTTCATCTAGCGTCGTTAACCCTCGAGCACCTTCCTTCGAAGACCTCGCCAACTACTAGGCACCACTGACTGCACTCAAATAAGGATCGTAAGAGTActgcaggcacacacgcacacagaacGCGACGGCTGCAAAATCCACACATACACTTATCAAGAAGAAATACTCTTCTCGTAGACACTaaaaacgaacaaaaaaaagtgcTTCGCGAATGGCACACCCTCAACATTCCGCAACACCGTTCTTGTGCGCCACTCCAGCGGAATTTGACTCTTGGTCACCCGTACCTCGCATTCAAACGGCGAAATTCGAAAAAAAGCCGCAGAAAAGTTACTTACTTCTTTTCCTCgctgttctgctgctgctgctgctcaccttggctctgctgctgctgctgctgctcaccggagttgctggtgctgccggagttggccgcggcagcctgcTGGTACTCTGTGCGGCCGCACTCCATCACAGCCTTCTGCAGCTTGTccgtcgcagccgcaagGTCATCCTTCGCGACGTTCGGGTTCTCCATcgccttgcgcagctccgccaccagCGTCTTCAcgttctccttctccgcatCGCTCACGTACTTCCACTCGCCGAGCTGCCTCTCCGCCGTTGTCAGCTGCGTCTCCGCGTTGTTGCGCACCTCCACAAGCTCGCGCTTCACGCGGTCGGCCTCCGCGTGCTGGGCAGCATCTCGCAACATGCGCTCGATGTCGTTCTCGCTGAGTCCGCCGTTCGCTGTTACGATGATGCCTTGCTTGCGGCCGGTCGCCTTATCTTGAGCTGTTACATGACAGANNNNNNNNNNNNNNNNNNNNNNNNNNNNNNNNNNNNNNNNNNNNNNNNNNNNNNNNNNNNNNNNNNNNNNNNNNNNNNNNNNNNNNNNNNNNNNNNNNNTGCCGTTCGCGTCGATGTCGAACGTCACCTCAATCTGCGGCACGCCGCGCGGAGCGTAAGCAATGCCGCTAAGATCGAACTGGCCCATCATCTGGTTTTTCGAGGCAACTTCGCGCTCGCCCTGGAACACCTGGAACTTGATGGCTGTCTGCCCATCGTCCACCGTGGTGAAGATATGACTCCGCGTGCACGGTATCGCGGTGTTCCTCGGGATAATGGGCACAAACACGTCGCCGACGACACTTGTGcccagcgacagcggcgtcacgTCAACCAGTATCAAGCCACTCACCTTACcccgcagcacgccgcccaGCGTCGCAGCACCAAGCGCCACAGCCTCGTCGGGGTTCACGCCGCGGAACGGGTCCTTCTGGAAGAacttcttcacctcctccaccaccttcgGCATGCGCGTCATGCCGCCAACAAGCACAACGTCGTTGATCTCCTTCAGCTCCACACCAGCGTCCTTCATGCACTGCTTGCACGGCGCAATCGACCGCTCGATCAGCCTCTGCGTGATGCCCTCGAACTTGCTACGGCTGATGTGCATCtggatgtgctgcgcgccgtcggcgttTGCAGTGATGAACGGCAGGTTCACCTCCGTCTCCATCGCAGACGACAGCTCGCacttcgccttctccgcggcctcgcgcacgcgctgcagcgccatccgCTCCTTGCTCAGGTCGATCCCGCTCGTCTTGCGGAACTCCTCCAGGATGTAGTCCGACAGCGCCAGGTCGAAGTCCTCGCCGCCAAGGTGCGTGTCGCCGTTCGTCGCCTTCACCTCGAACACGCCGCCAGCGATCTCCAGCACGGAGATATCGAACGTGCCGCCACCGAGGTCGTACACCGCGATCAGGCTGTCCTTCGTCTTGTCCATGCCGTAcgcaagcgccgcagcagtcggCTCGTTCACCACGCGGATCACGTTCAGGCCCGCAATCGTCCCCGCGTCCTTCGTCgcctggcgctgcgcgtcgTTGAAGTACGCCGGGCACGTCACGACGGCGTTGCTCACCTTGTGCCCCAGGAAGTTCTCCGCCGTCTCCTTCATCTTCTCCAGCACGAACGCGCCGATCTGCGACGGCGAGTACTGCTTCCCGTTCCCGTCCTGCACCCACGCGTCACCGTTCCCGGCGCGCACGATCTTGTACGGCACGTTCTTGATGTCCTTCTGGATGTGCTCGTCCTCGAACCGGCGCCCGATCAGCCGCTTCACAGCATAGAACGTCGACTGCGGGTTCGTGATCGcctgccgcttcgccgcaAGCCCCACAAGCTTCTCGCTGCCCTTGAACGCCACAACAGACGGCGTCGTCCGGAAGCCCTCAGAGTtctccagcacgcgcgccttGTCGCCGTCCATCGTCGCCACGCAGCTGTACGTCGTGCCCAGGTCCACGCCAATCACGTCGCCCTGCACCTTCTGCGACTCGTGGCGCGCCAGGCgcgcagccgacgccgcagcgcttccGCACACACGACGAGCGAACATGGGCTTCAGAGAACGAGAGTGTGTCCGTTTGGgggtaaaaaaaaaggtatGATGTGAGAGAGTATGTGAAGTCTGGCTTNNNNNNNNNNNNNNNNNNNNNNNNNNNNNNNNNNNNNNNNNNNNNNNNNNNNNNNNNNNNNNNNNNNNNNNNNNNNNNNNNNNNNNNNNNNNNNNNNNNCAAGCCCCACAAGCTTCTCGCTGCCCTTGAACGCCACAACAGACGGCGTCGTCCGGAAGCCCTCAGAGTtctccagcacgcgcgccttGTCGCCGTCCATCGTCGCCACGCAGCTGTAGGTCGTGCCCAGGTCCACGCCAATCACGTCGCCCTGCACCTTCTGCGACTCGTGGCGCGCCAGGCgcgcagccgacgccgcagcgcttccGCACACACGACGAGCGAACATGGGCTTCAGAGAACGAGAGTGTGTCCGTTTGGgggtaaaaaaaaaggtatGATGTGAGAGAGTATGTGAAGTCTGGCTTCTTTGACAATTAGCGTTATCTTacgcgacggcgtcgtccaCCACGCGAGAGGGGGCAAAGGGGTTCAGAGGTGTGCTGCTGACGTGGTCATGGGGTATTCCAATGCCGACACGTAAAGCCGCGtgcgaaagaaaaggagggagtGTAGGCGGAGAGCCGGCGTTGTGGGCGCGGGTGAGTCACCCCGTGTttgaagaggaagagagaaaggagggagggttAAGGGTACATGagcgagtgtgtgtgggtgtgtgtcaTGAAGGGTGGTGGCGTTCGAGAGGGAcaaaggcgcgcgcacgtggaGGGAAGAGCAGAGGGAGTAGCAAAGAGGTGACAGTCGTGGCATGTAAGAGGGGTCCAGGAGGAGTAGCGGGCGGGCATGGTGGTGCATCACTGAAAGACGTCTATGAGGTACCTTCTCTCCGAtctctggcgccgctgctagcgggggaaggggagcgGTAGAAAATCTCgcgtgcaggagcagcaaTGGCACGCGTAAGCAAgcgtttttttgttgtttctgCTCGGTAGAAAAAAGCGATACCAGTTCACGTCACAcgcttctcgctctcccccgTTTTCCGGATACCGGTCCACGTGGGCGACAGGTGCCTCACGCGGCAAAACTGCGGAGGTGTTGCTGCGACCGATGAAGcacctccacacacacacataccgcCATGGCATGAAGAGATAACCATAAACAGCAATCAgaagggtgtgtgtgggttTGCTGAGAGGGTCCAGCTTCGCTGTTGCCGACGAAAAACCGGTTTCTCTTCCCCGTCCCCCGGACAGATTTGTAAGGTAAGCATGTCGGGGCGTCACCGTCTACAACCGAAAACCTCATCGAGCATCGCGTTAGGTGCCTTTTGtccagtcgctgctgccgcagctgtgcctCCGTGGAGAAGCACACTGGTCAACCGCAGCACAATGGAATCGCTGCAATCGTCGTTTTCACCTTCTCAGAGACTCGGCTGGGTTCTCCACGTCCTTCTCCGTCGACCCCGGGGTAGGCCAGGACTACACGCACGATGGGACGACCATCCGGGTTGCGATGCAAAATCATGGCACgacgctcctcctcggccagTTTAAGCAGGGCGTAGTCGCGCCTGTTTGCCGCATCATCTTCGGCGATCCGGAAGCAGGCGAGTCCGAGCATGGGAACAACAGGGAACTCAACAAGGTCGCCAAGGCAAGCAGCCGTCACGTCGTGCAAGTGCGTGGCGAGAGCGCAGTGACGGGCAGATCATGGCCTGAACCCCCTCTAGCCCCATATACGGCAAAGTTGTGTACACTCTCAAGGCGCGAAAGAGACGGCCCATGCCAAGCTGGCATTCCTTGAAATTCATCaccgcgtcggcggccgtgcACTTGGTTGCGAGGTAGACGCCGGTGGCGTTCAGCGGCGCGACAATGTGCTTGCGCTCgcagaggaagaaaaaaaagcgttcATCATCCGAGAGCACCACTTTAGGCCGTTCACGAAGACAGAGTCGGCGTGCTGGAacacgggcagcagcggcgcacgcatCTCAATGCACACCGCAGTGGCCCCAGCATAGGCGGCGCTGAGGTTCAGCCAGATGGAGTAGTCCTGGCAAACCTTGGCGATGCCCTCAAAGTCATccgtggcgcaggcgtcCGTAGTGCCTCAGTTTATGGACACCATGATTGGAATAAAGCCCGTCGCCACGTCCGCCTCCACGGCTGCGCGAAGATCGTCGCCGTGCATCGGGCAGTCACCACCTGCCTCACGCCGGGTCGTTATtgtgcgcacgtgccacAAAAGCAGCATTCGCGTCGCCTTCTCCACGCAGAAGTGCACGCGATCGCTAGGGTGGCAGGCGAGCTTGCTCGATAGCCGTTTCTTCGCTGGTCGCGAATTTTCCCAGTGCGCGGCTCTCCGTCGCCAGAAGCGCCAGCACAGTCGCCTCCGAGGCCGTTGGCTGCAACACGCCGCCACCCGTGCTCCCCCACGACGTGGCCTCCAGCATGTCAAACGCGCGAGCCAGCCAATCCGTCACAATGCTCTCGAGCTCGGTTGCCGCGGGGCTGGCCATCCAGTTGAAGCAGGGCTGGCTGAGCCCACTAGCTATGATGTTGCCGAGaagcgccgctggcgacagCTGGGCCGGGAACCGCGCTTACAAGTCGGGGTGTTGCCAGTGGGTCATGCCAGGGACGATGTGAGTCAGAATATAGTCGAGGATGCCGGCAAAGTCTGGCGACGACGGCTGCGGGGCCGTCTTGTCGCTGATGCACTTCTTCAGATGCACAGGCTGCACTCCAGGCGAGACCGGCATTTCGCGGTTCTTGAGCAAGCGGTGGTAATCGGCAATAAAGTCGATCGCATGATGCCCCTTGGCGCGGGGCTCCCTCCCAGTCCATCGTCTCTGGTATGGGAGGAAGTGGCGGGCACGTCGGTCGCATTGGTGCTGTGGGTGTGCGTCTCGTAAGGGGGTAGGCAAGGAAGGCAAAAAGTAAAGCAGCga
Above is a window of Leishmania donovani BPK282A1 complete genome, chromosome 30 DNA encoding:
- a CDS encoding heat shock 70-related protein 1, mitochondrial precursor, putative, coding for MFARRVCGSAAASAARLARHESQKVQGDVIGVDLGTTYSCVATMDGDKARVLENSEGFRTTPSVVAFKGSEKLVGLAAKRQAITNPQSTF
- a CDS encoding heat shock 70-related protein 1, mitochondrial precursor, putative, encoding MFARRVCGSAAASAARLARHESQKVQGDVIGVDLGTTYSCVATMDGDKARVLENSEGFRTTPSVVAFKGSEKLVGLAAKRQAITNPQSTFYAVKRLIGRRFEDEHIQKDIKNVPYKIVRAGNGDAWVQDGNGKQYSPSQIGAFVLEKMKETAENFLGHKVSNAVVTCPAYFNDAQRQATKDAGTIAGLNVIRVVNEPTAAALAYGMDKTKDSLIAVYDLGGGTFDISVLEIAGGVFEVKATNGDTHLGGEDFDLALSDYILEEFRKTSGIDLSKERMALQRVREAAEKAKCELSSAMETEVNLPFITANADGAQHIQMHISRSKFEGITQRLIERSIAPCKQCMKDAGVELKEINDVVLVGGMTRMPKVVEEVKKFFQKDPFRGVNPDEAVALGAATLGGVLRGKVSGLILVDVTPLSLGTSVVGDVFVPIIPRNTAIPCTRSHIFTTVDDGQTAIKFQVFQGEREVASKNQMMGQFDLSGIAYAPRGVPQIEVTFDIDANG